Within the Deinococcus cellulosilyticus NBRC 106333 = KACC 11606 genome, the region ATCGTGTGCGATGAACAGCACAGTCAGGTTCATTTCCTGCTGCAGATCCTGAATCAGGTTCACCACCTGTGCCTGAATGGACACGTCCAGTGCAGATACGGGCTCGTCAGCGACAATGAAGCTGGGGTTCACAGCCAGAGCGCGGGCAATCCCGATGCGCTGACGCTGGCCCCCGGAGAACTCGTGGGGGTAACGGCGCATGTGCTCGGGGAGCAGACCCACGCGTTTCAGCAGGGTGCCCACGCGCTCGGTGCGCTCCTGGGGAGTGCCAATGTGGTGGATCTGCAGGGCCTCACCGATGATGTCGGCAACGGTCATGCGGGGGTTCAGGGATGCGAAGGGGTCCTGGAAGATGATCTGCATCTTCTTGCGGTACTCACGCATCTGGGACTTGCTCAGTTTGGTGATGTCCACACCCTCAAACTTCACTTCACCGCCGGTGGGTTCGATCAGACGGAGGATGCTGCGGCCCACGGTGGTTTTCCCGGAACCGGATTCGCCCACCAGACCCACCACTTCGCCCCGTTTCAGGCTGAAAGACACATCGTCTACGGCCTTGACGTTGGCCACCACGCGGGACAGGATTCCCCCACGGATGGGAAAGTACTTCTGCAGGTTCCTGACTTCCAGCAAAGGCTGGTCTTTGCTGGTGAAGGACATGTCCTTCTGGGGTGCGTTCTGGGTCATAGTTCTCTCCAGCGGATGCAGCGGGACATGTGCCCGTTCCCGGTGTTTTCGAGGGGAGGCACAGCCTTGTTGCAGTCCTCAACCATGAATTTGCAGCGGGGTGCAAAAGAGCAACCCGGGGGCAGCCTCAGGGGGTTGGGAACGTTGCCGGGAATGGCTTCGAGCTTGCGCTTGGTGCCCGTGTCTTCGGACTGGTAGTCCACCCGGGGAATGGAGTTCAGCAGGCCCATGGTGTAAGGGTGCTTGGGAGCTTTGAAGATCTCCACCACATCCCCTTCTTCCACCACACGGCCTCCATACATGACCACCACACGGTCGGCCATCTCGGCGACCACACCCAGGTTGTGGGTGATGAACAGGATGCTCATGCCAATTTCTTTTTGCAGTTTGCGCATCAGGTCCAGAATCTGGGCCTGAATGGTCACGTCCAGAGCAGTGGTGGGCTCGTCGGCAATCAGGAGTGCAGGATTGCAGCTGAGGGCCATGGCGATCATCACACGCTGGCGCATCCCCCCAGACATCTGGTGGGGGTACTCGTGCACGCGCTTGCGGGCTGCGGGGATGCCCACGAACTCAAGCATCTGCACGGCCACTTCCAGAGCGTCCTTGCGGGTCTTGTTCTGGTGCAGCATCACCGCTTCGGCGATCTGGTCACCGACGGTATATACAGGGTTCAAGCTGGTCATGGGTTCCTGGAAGATCATGGAAATGTCGTTTCCACGGATCTTGCGCATGGTGGCTTCGTCCAGCTTGGTGATGTCTTTCTGGGTTTTGTCCTTCCCGGTGAAGAGGATCTCCCCTTCCACAATTTTGCCGGGAGGGCTTTGAATGAGTCGCATGATGGAGAGACTGGTCACCGATTTGCCGGAGCCCGATTCTCCCACCACAGCGAGGGTTTCGCCTTTGTTGATGTGGAAGGTCACCCCGTCCACGCTCTTGACGACTCCTTCGTCCGTGAAAAAGTACGTCTTGAGGTTATTAACAGCCAGCAAGACGTCGCTGGTTGCAGCCATGATTCCTCCTACTTTTGCTTGCGGTGTTGAACTGCACTTCCGATCATCATAACAGGATTTTCTGAAATGTATACACAGCAGGCAAACTCTTTTCGGGCACATCTTAACACGAAAAGGACGCAGTGCAACATCCTGCATTTTTGATGCTCTGGCAGCTCAACTTTTCTCTGTGCATCCGGTTTTTCCCCAGGTGTTCAAGAGACACAAACCTGAGGTGCAGGGGCTGAAGAAAAAGCACAAAAAAACCACCCTTGCGGGTGGCTCAAAGGGTTCAGACCGAACCTTCAGGCCAGGATCATCTGGCGATGAAGTTGAGCACCAGGGCAAGCACCATGAACAGGCCGCCAAAGATGCTGGTCATGCGGATCAGGCCACCTTCAACGCCCTTGCCGCCGAACAGGTCAGAACCGCCGCCCATGCCACTGGACAGACCGGACTGCTTGGGGGTCTGAAGCAGCACAAACAGCACCACCCCGAGGGCAGCAACAACATAAAGAATGTAGACCAGAATCTGCATGTTTCCTCCGATTTTCTGCGTGTGGTGCCGGGGAGGGGACTCGAACCCCTACGGTTTCCCGCTCGATTTTGAGTCGAGTGCGTCTACCAATTCCGCCACTCCGGCGCAACAGGGAGTTTAGCACTGCATGGCCCAAAAGTCAAGAAATCCCGTCTTCATGGGGGTTTTCCGGAGCGGTCAGCGGTCAGCGATCAGCAGTCAGCCTTCCAATGTGACCTCAGTTTTTGATGCATAAATGAAAGGGGAGTGTCCATCGCAAATGATCCCAGCAAAGCTGGTTATGTACAGACCTCCTGCAAGCGCAAAAGCCAATGGTGTTTTTGCTGATGGCTGACCGCTGATGACTGATCGCTTTACAGCATCTGGCTTGGACGGGGCAGGTTTTCCTCCTCAGGGTCTTTTTCCCTGTGGTAGATGATGCCCTCGTTTTGTCTGGCAATGTCCTGCACGCGAGAGATCTGGATGCTGGTGTCCGTGACCACCACCAGCATGAGTACCGCATCCTGCAGCATGTGGCTGTAGAAACCTGCCTCTTCTTTGCTGTAACCCAGAGCAATCAGGGCCTCATGGAAACTGGTGGATGAAACATTTTCCAGTCGATCTGCAAATTTGCCTGTGACGAATAAATTCTGCCAGGTCTTTTCGGTCTGGACAGGAATCCCAAAGTACTGTTCCTGCTGCAGGCTCAATTTCTGGTGCTCTGGAGCCACCAGTGAAATGTATCCCGCGGGAATGGCCTGATCGATCAATTGTTGAATGGCTTTCTGGGCCTGGCCCAGGTCTTTGAATACAGCAGTCACGGAGCTCATGTGGTCGGTTTTCATCCGCGTCTCCTTTCACGGGTCCGAGGGCACGCCCTGCAGACTTCACTCTGTCAGTATGGCAGTGCAGCTTGAAACCACCTTGAAGGAGAGGTGATTTTTCTTAGGCAATTCCTAAGGGGCTGTACAGGCTTTCCTCAGCAACAAAAAACCCGGGTCTCACAATGGACCCGGGACCCAAAACAGGCGGCTTACCTCTTCAGTTCACTGACTGCAGTGATGCTGATGCCCCCTCTGGGACGCTGAATGAGTTCCACACGCACAGCATGGGGATTCAGGGCCTCAAAGAAGTCTCTGGCAATTTTGTCCGACAGGTGCTCACAGAAGATGCCTGCATCTCTGAGCCCCTGGAAGTACAGCTTGACACTTTTGCTTTCCACACAGGCCTCGTCTGGCCAGTAAGTCAGTTTGCAGCTGTAGAAATCTGGCTGACCTGTCACGGGACAGTGGGCGTAGATCTCCTCTGTATATAAGGTGACTTCTTTGAGGTTCTTGCTTTTGGGAGAGGGGAAGACCTCAAGTTTGCCTTCACCGTCTGTGACC harbors:
- a CDS encoding ABC transporter ATP-binding protein, coding for MTQNAPQKDMSFTSKDQPLLEVRNLQKYFPIRGGILSRVVANVKAVDDVSFSLKRGEVVGLVGESGSGKTTVGRSILRLIEPTGGEVKFEGVDITKLSKSQMREYRKKMQIIFQDPFASLNPRMTVADIIGEALQIHHIGTPQERTERVGTLLKRVGLLPEHMRRYPHEFSGGQRQRIGIARALAVNPSFIVADEPVSALDVSIQAQVVNLIQDLQQEMNLTVLFIAHDLAVVEYICDRVIVMYLGRVMEIATSRELYQNPKHPYTEALLSAAPIPDPTVKRERIILEGDIPSPINPPSGCVFRTRCRYAIAECATKVPDLREVTPGHFKACIRDDIL
- a CDS encoding ABC transporter ATP-binding protein; amino-acid sequence: MAATSDVLLAVNNLKTYFFTDEGVVKSVDGVTFHINKGETLAVVGESGSGKSVTSLSIMRLIQSPPGKIVEGEILFTGKDKTQKDITKLDEATMRKIRGNDISMIFQEPMTSLNPVYTVGDQIAEAVMLHQNKTRKDALEVAVQMLEFVGIPAARKRVHEYPHQMSGGMRQRVMIAMALSCNPALLIADEPTTALDVTIQAQILDLMRKLQKEIGMSILFITHNLGVVAEMADRVVVMYGGRVVEEGDVVEIFKAPKHPYTMGLLNSIPRVDYQSEDTGTKRKLEAIPGNVPNPLRLPPGCSFAPRCKFMVEDCNKAVPPLENTGNGHMSRCIRWREL
- the secG gene encoding preprotein translocase subunit SecG, whose amino-acid sequence is MQILVYILYVVAALGVVLFVLLQTPKQSGLSSGMGGGSDLFGGKGVEGGLIRMTSIFGGLFMVLALVLNFIAR
- the queF gene encoding preQ(1) synthase, which codes for MSEEHNNPQLVENLTMLGRKVTDGEGKLEVFPSPKSKNLKEVTLYTEEIYAHCPVTGQPDFYSCKLTYWPDEACVESKSVKLYFQGLRDAGIFCEHLSDKIARDFFEALNPHAVRVELIQRPRGGISITAVSELKR